Proteins encoded together in one Entomobacter blattae window:
- a CDS encoding CCA tRNA nucleotidyltransferase has product MVPDSGMTFENAPPLINLSECLQAQMGSLEILWCVIPQLRLVGGVVRDILAGEEVHDIDLAAPFSPQRVQALLEAQNIKVVLTGLKHGTVTAVMDKGQSFEITTLRQDIKTDGRHAEVIWTEDWQEDAKRRDFTINAMSCNREGRVYDYFHGFEDLKNRKVRFVGCAARRIQEDALRILRFFRFQARFGAGHPDSQALEAIAGTLPLLAQLSVERIWSELGRILSGPNRYEILVWMMRTGVLPYLLEGQQHVSSEQDLQKKYPINQIGILDNLFQQIEVTKPSYHTFFYGYENTPRDPLLALSILVQNKEIHNKERERFTRSLHLSGAEEKKLAFLQQDQFGIFIKGLGGRLVHVIPPLSSYSIAQLLSEVEHGPLFLFSWKVQSSLFLLRDDKAHLRALEKEGILSPELLEVIFSGQCDYYNFLWEKLRIQIGETLRPQFPLRGRDLMAIGLQAGRNIGFYLARIRAWWLAHGCQPGKNDCLEELRKWL; this is encoded by the coding sequence ATGGTGCCCGATAGTGGCATGACTTTCGAGAATGCACCCCCCCTTATAAACCTGTCTGAATGTTTGCAGGCTCAGATGGGCAGTCTGGAAATCTTATGGTGTGTTATTCCCCAACTGCGTTTGGTTGGCGGGGTTGTTAGGGATATATTGGCGGGGGAAGAGGTACATGATATTGATTTGGCCGCTCCTTTTTCACCACAGAGAGTACAAGCCCTTCTAGAAGCCCAAAATATTAAAGTGGTGTTAACAGGCCTAAAACATGGAACCGTTACAGCAGTTATGGATAAGGGCCAGTCTTTTGAAATTACGACCTTGCGTCAAGATATCAAAACCGACGGCCGCCATGCTGAGGTCATCTGGACTGAAGATTGGCAGGAAGATGCCAAAAGGCGTGATTTTACCATTAATGCCATGTCCTGCAATAGAGAAGGCAGAGTGTATGATTATTTTCATGGTTTTGAAGATTTAAAAAACCGTAAAGTTCGTTTTGTTGGGTGTGCTGCTCGGCGTATTCAGGAAGATGCTCTACGGATTTTACGGTTTTTTCGTTTTCAGGCCCGTTTTGGAGCAGGCCACCCCGATTCCCAAGCGTTAGAGGCTATTGCGGGGACTCTGCCTTTGCTTGCACAACTTTCAGTTGAGCGGATATGGTCAGAATTGGGTCGAATTTTATCAGGGCCAAATCGATATGAAATTCTGGTTTGGATGATGAGGACAGGGGTATTACCTTATCTGCTTGAGGGGCAGCAGCATGTCTCGTCAGAACAAGACCTGCAGAAAAAATATCCTATCAACCAGATTGGTATTTTAGATAATCTCTTCCAGCAGATTGAAGTGACTAAACCATCCTATCATACTTTTTTTTATGGGTATGAGAACACTCCACGAGATCCGTTACTTGCCCTTTCCATTCTTGTTCAGAATAAGGAGATTCATAATAAGGAGAGAGAACGCTTTACAAGGTCTCTGCATTTGTCGGGAGCGGAAGAAAAAAAGCTTGCGTTTTTACAACAAGATCAATTTGGTATTTTTATTAAAGGTTTAGGGGGGCGCTTGGTGCACGTTATCCCTCCTCTATCTTCTTATTCCATAGCTCAATTGTTATCTGAAGTAGAACATGGTCCCTTATTTTTGTTTAGTTGGAAAGTGCAAAGTTCTCTTTTCCTTCTTCGTGATGATAAGGCCCATTTAAGAGCTCTGGAAAAGGAAGGTATTCTTTCTCCCGAACTGCTGGAGGTGATTTTTTCAGGACAGTGTGACTATTATAATTTTTTATGGGAAAAATTACGGATCCAGATTGGGGAAACCTTACGCCCGCAATTTCCTTTGCGGGGGAGAGACCTCATGGCCATAGGTCTACAGGCTGGCCGAAATATTGGCTTTTACCTTGCTCGAATACGGGCCTGGTGGCTTGCTCATGGCTGTCAGCCTGGTAAAAATGACTGTCTTGAAGAGCTTAGGAAGTGGCTTTAA
- a CDS encoding DUF58 domain-containing protein, which yields MNASSSFSLQQAYDLAAKFPAIRLSAYQAAQTLLWGQHGRKRKGEGEEFWQFRKLFPGESLSRVDWRQSARSQNIFIRETERLTVQTLCLWVDFSSSMAWGSEGSPFTKLHYALTQALALAYCALDNQERLLVINPYTGEQIFFNSTARFPALCDFFFHLLSHSQETPPSPLPKSEFLPPHCHLALFSDGLFTLSSIAPLLKTLALQSTRTFFFQVNDPQEAQFSYEGRILFEGTENEPSHLVPNALSVAQNYQNNFKHHSVQLAELCQNNHIHYWSFLTSQPLMQPLQHIFRLVDSSLEKRNL from the coding sequence ATGAACGCGTCTTCTTCCTTCTCCTTGCAGCAGGCCTATGATCTCGCCGCAAAATTTCCTGCCATACGGCTTTCAGCCTACCAGGCCGCTCAAACCCTCCTATGGGGGCAACATGGGCGTAAAAGAAAAGGGGAAGGAGAGGAATTTTGGCAATTCCGTAAATTATTTCCCGGAGAATCCCTCTCCCGGGTCGATTGGCGACAATCTGCCCGCAGCCAGAATATTTTCATCCGCGAGACTGAGCGTCTTACTGTACAAACACTTTGCCTATGGGTGGATTTTTCATCTTCTATGGCGTGGGGCTCAGAAGGGAGCCCCTTCACAAAGCTTCACTACGCCCTTACCCAAGCCTTAGCCCTAGCCTATTGCGCCCTTGATAACCAAGAGCGCCTTCTTGTAATAAACCCTTATACTGGGGAGCAGATTTTTTTTAATAGCACTGCACGCTTCCCCGCTCTTTGTGATTTTTTCTTCCACCTCTTAAGCCACAGCCAGGAAACGCCGCCGTCTCCCCTGCCAAAATCAGAATTCCTTCCCCCTCATTGTCATCTCGCCTTATTCAGCGATGGTCTATTTACCCTATCCTCTATAGCCCCTTTACTGAAAACCCTTGCCTTGCAATCTACCCGAACCTTCTTTTTTCAAGTGAACGACCCCCAGGAAGCCCAATTTTCCTATGAAGGACGAATTCTCTTTGAAGGAACAGAAAATGAACCCTCCCATCTTGTTCCAAATGCCCTAAGCGTTGCCCAAAATTATCAAAATAACTTTAAACATCATAGTGTCCAACTGGCGGAATTATGTCAAAATAACCACATTCATTATTGGTCTTTCCTGACCTCTCAACCCCTTATGCAACCTTTGCAACACATCTTTCGGCTTGTAGACAGCAGCTTGGAGAAAAGAAACCTGTGA
- a CDS encoding DUF4159 domain-containing protein, producing MTFLKPLLLMGLAILPIIWYLLYIRPPAARKQIFPAIMLVRLLPLSQQTPYKSSLWRLFLRCIAVTLLVLGFAEPVVFHQNNKEFAFHKTALIVIDNGWASIHDWQKRKETLNTLLNKGLAEQQKILLLATAPTEGNTLLNIATPQTIPESQPILNLLHPEPWPTERKMAAEALEKIHAHYPDLEVFYLADGLQSADDKIFKEKLHLFSTIHDIRLDNTVLEPASPFLLYFPQNEKDFFTTGRIGLSVIAAAFPRHFSISFQGANAHNFTTKTVIIPPGQSTEEIHIDLPPPILRQIEKISLDNTPTPSSTLLLNRADFYHPVGLLGEHASQTPFVGSLYYVQKALLPYADLHTGNLTQLLNQKLSVIIAPDGSLNSAETRTQLAQWVKNGGMLIRFGGEGLTANAEQNILGDSQLSPGAHNPETTLLPVPLISGSRQLGSGMSWGKPQKLAAFNPHSPFAGLPIPTDITVSRQILAEPSSSLTAHIWAQLEDGTPLVTHTTLGQGQMVFFHLPATPGWSNLPLSGVFVSMLQRLVGLANGVLQQSHGNAILPPLSILDENANLITPPAFALALAENQFGQTPVSYLHPAGIYGSAAVQKKLNIGDTLKHLEKESLMGQAMRITTSKASTSYASWLIILGGVLLLIDGFIRLFVPFSPKKHAKTLGIFSLFLAIILPLSSTLAATPLPVPPAALETRLAYLLTGDPETDTTSEQGLIGLSHYVNSRTSATLGHPDGVVPEKDDLAFYPLLYWPITPQAKTNPARIAALNRFISHGGIILIDTMGTDAEQAETTSSSIFINFVPHTTATLKNATEGLNIPTLTKLTPNHVLAHTFYLLHNFPGRYTGAPLWVAHDENAGNDGVSPIIIGANSWAQAWAITPEGEKPFSVLPGGEIQRRQAFRFGVNLVIYSLTGNYKADQSHVPELLKRLNNDAR from the coding sequence GTGACTTTTCTCAAACCTCTTCTCCTGATGGGTTTGGCTATTTTACCCATAATATGGTATTTGCTTTACATACGCCCACCAGCCGCCAGAAAACAAATTTTTCCTGCGATTATGTTGGTGCGTTTGCTGCCCCTTTCTCAGCAAACCCCTTATAAATCCTCCTTATGGCGACTATTTTTACGCTGCATTGCTGTAACCCTCCTTGTTCTTGGCTTTGCAGAACCTGTTGTTTTTCATCAAAACAATAAGGAATTTGCTTTTCACAAAACGGCCCTTATTGTTATAGATAATGGGTGGGCCAGTATTCACGATTGGCAAAAACGCAAGGAAACCCTCAATACCTTACTCAATAAGGGGCTTGCAGAGCAGCAAAAAATCCTTCTCCTTGCCACAGCGCCCACAGAGGGGAATACCCTGCTGAATATTGCTACCCCCCAAACTATTCCCGAAAGCCAGCCTATCCTCAATCTTCTCCACCCAGAGCCCTGGCCCACCGAACGCAAAATGGCCGCCGAAGCCCTGGAAAAAATTCATGCCCACTATCCTGATCTAGAGGTTTTCTATCTGGCCGATGGACTTCAATCAGCTGATGACAAAATTTTTAAAGAAAAACTTCATCTCTTTTCCACCATCCATGACATACGCTTAGACAACACTGTTTTGGAGCCTGCTTCTCCATTTTTGCTGTATTTTCCCCAAAATGAAAAAGATTTTTTTACAACCGGAAGAATTGGCCTTTCTGTTATTGCTGCAGCATTTCCCCGTCATTTTTCAATAAGCTTTCAAGGAGCAAACGCCCATAACTTTACCACCAAAACCGTTATCATCCCCCCTGGGCAATCGACAGAAGAAATCCATATTGACCTTCCACCTCCCATTTTGCGGCAAATCGAAAAAATTAGCCTTGATAATACTCCTACCCCTTCTTCTACCCTTTTGCTCAACAGGGCAGATTTTTACCATCCCGTAGGATTATTGGGTGAACATGCCAGCCAAACGCCTTTCGTGGGTTCCTTATATTATGTGCAAAAGGCCCTCCTCCCCTACGCAGATCTTCATACAGGCAACTTAACCCAGCTCTTAAACCAAAAACTCTCCGTCATTATTGCTCCAGATGGTAGCCTTAATTCTGCTGAGACACGTACACAACTGGCCCAATGGGTTAAAAATGGCGGGATGCTAATCCGCTTTGGGGGAGAAGGCCTGACCGCCAATGCTGAACAAAACATTCTGGGAGACTCTCAGCTCTCACCAGGTGCGCATAACCCTGAGACCACCTTACTTCCGGTTCCACTTATTTCAGGCAGCAGACAGCTTGGCAGTGGCATGTCGTGGGGGAAACCCCAAAAACTGGCAGCTTTTAACCCACATTCCCCTTTTGCAGGGTTACCTATCCCGACAGATATCACCGTTTCCCGGCAGATCTTAGCTGAGCCTTCCTCTTCTCTTACTGCCCATATCTGGGCCCAACTAGAAGATGGTACACCCCTCGTAACCCATACCACGTTAGGCCAAGGCCAAATGGTATTTTTCCATCTCCCTGCCACACCGGGGTGGTCTAACTTGCCGCTTTCGGGTGTTTTTGTTTCCATGCTCCAGCGACTCGTAGGGCTTGCCAACGGCGTTTTACAACAAAGCCATGGAAACGCCATCCTGCCTCCCCTTTCCATTCTTGATGAAAACGCTAATTTGATCACTCCTCCGGCCTTTGCTCTGGCCCTTGCCGAAAACCAATTTGGCCAAACCCCTGTTTCATACCTTCATCCTGCTGGAATATACGGCTCAGCTGCAGTACAAAAAAAGCTTAATATTGGTGATACCCTTAAACATCTCGAAAAAGAATCCCTCATGGGCCAAGCTATGCGAATAACCACCTCGAAAGCATCAACATCTTATGCCTCATGGCTGATCATACTAGGGGGAGTTCTTCTGCTCATCGACGGCTTCATTAGGCTTTTTGTACCCTTTTCCCCAAAAAAACACGCCAAAACGTTGGGGATTTTTTCTCTGTTTCTGGCAATAATCCTTCCCCTCTCCTCCACCCTGGCAGCCACTCCCTTACCCGTACCCCCTGCTGCCCTGGAGACACGGCTGGCTTATCTCCTTACCGGGGACCCCGAAACAGATACGACCTCAGAGCAGGGTCTGATTGGATTATCTCATTACGTAAACAGCAGAACGTCAGCCACCCTTGGCCATCCTGACGGTGTCGTCCCTGAAAAGGATGATCTGGCCTTTTATCCCCTTTTATATTGGCCGATTACCCCTCAGGCTAAAACCAACCCCGCCCGTATTGCCGCCCTCAACCGCTTTATAAGCCATGGCGGGATTATCCTTATTGATACAATGGGGACAGATGCCGAGCAAGCTGAGACCACTTCTTCCAGCATTTTTATTAATTTCGTTCCCCATACCACAGCAACCCTTAAAAACGCTACAGAAGGGCTTAATATTCCAACCCTGACCAAGCTCACCCCAAACCATGTCCTGGCCCATACTTTTTACCTCTTGCATAATTTTCCAGGGCGTTATACTGGAGCGCCCTTATGGGTTGCCCATGATGAGAATGCAGGCAATGATGGCGTAAGCCCCATTATTATCGGGGCAAATAGCTGGGCACAGGCCTGGGCTATAACTCCAGAAGGAGAAAAACCTTTCTCGGTTTTACCGGGCGGAGAAATCCAGCGCCGACAGGCTTTTCGTTTTGGGGTTAATCTGGTGATCTATTCCCTAACCGGAAACTACAAAGCTGACCAAAGCCATGTTCCAGAACTTTTAAAAAGGCTTAATAATGACGCCAGATAA
- a CDS encoding AAA family ATPase codes for MTQNPELPSPAFQKPTLSEQEVLFYADQLSSKLVKIHQELSSHIFGQDIVIEQVLTTMLSGGHCLLVGVPGLGKTYLIETLSKVMGLSSKRIQFTPDLMPSDITGSEILDESPTGQRSFRFVKGPVFCQLLLADEINRASPRTQSALLQAMQEQTVTIAGAPHPLPHPFHVMATQNPLEQEGTYPLPEAQLDRFLLQVNLYYPDEQAEKAMILATTSSQLKPPQECFTAHELLLIQTVIRSLPVGEKIVNAILKLVRMARPETSTDEKSKKYLAWGPGPRATQAFMLATRARALLDGRLAPSLDDVAALAIPILRHRMALHFSARTEGIQLEDIIGHLVETILQ; via the coding sequence ATGACCCAAAATCCAGAGCTTCCTTCCCCAGCATTCCAAAAACCCACCCTGTCAGAGCAGGAAGTACTTTTTTATGCTGATCAGCTCAGCAGTAAACTGGTAAAGATCCACCAAGAACTCTCCTCTCATATATTTGGGCAGGATATCGTCATTGAACAAGTGCTCACCACGATGTTATCTGGTGGGCACTGTCTGCTTGTAGGAGTACCAGGACTTGGCAAAACTTATTTAATCGAAACTCTCAGCAAGGTTATGGGGCTTTCCTCCAAACGGATTCAATTTACACCCGACCTTATGCCTTCAGATATTACCGGAAGTGAAATTCTTGATGAATCCCCGACAGGGCAGCGCAGCTTTCGATTTGTAAAGGGGCCTGTTTTTTGCCAGCTTCTTTTGGCCGATGAAATTAATAGAGCCAGCCCCCGAACCCAATCAGCCCTGTTGCAAGCCATGCAAGAACAAACAGTAACCATTGCTGGGGCCCCCCACCCCCTACCTCATCCCTTTCATGTTATGGCCACACAAAACCCTCTTGAGCAGGAAGGAACCTACCCACTGCCCGAAGCCCAGCTTGATCGTTTCCTCCTTCAGGTTAACCTTTATTACCCTGATGAACAGGCAGAAAAAGCCATGATTTTGGCCACTACCTCCAGCCAGCTCAAGCCCCCTCAGGAATGTTTTACAGCCCATGAACTGCTTTTAATCCAAACGGTTATTCGGAGCTTGCCCGTAGGGGAAAAAATTGTAAATGCCATATTGAAACTGGTCCGCATGGCTAGGCCAGAAACAAGCACAGACGAAAAAAGTAAAAAATACCTCGCCTGGGGGCCAGGCCCACGTGCCACACAGGCCTTTATGTTGGCCACACGGGCCCGAGCCCTGCTCGATGGGCGCCTTGCACCAAGCCTGGATGATGTGGCAGCCCTTGCTATCCCTATTTTACGCCATAGAATGGCCCTTCACTTTTCAGCCCGCACGGAAGGAATACAATTGGAGGATATTATAGGCCACCTCGTAGAAACGATCCTTCAGTAA
- a CDS encoding DUF1285 domain-containing protein: MTEKEMKSLYFSFSSCTEKKHPLKGKECLPSKQKNSSPVIPAEKEKAILQASRAVQASCLKTEEAFGLPPEKPEKKANGQCRLVLPFSIKRDGNWYYKGKLIKRKHMVCLFSSLIERDEEGDYWLETPTEKGIVVVEDVPFVVTNVYWTGYGRNQTVSLRTNIDQMICVGPDHPLIMRSLAKDITICGEEMPYLFIRKGMGKWPIEARISRLAYYELLALSVPGCYRGEKYMGIWSQNMFFPLTSEDSIKE, from the coding sequence ATGACAGAAAAGGAAATGAAAAGTCTGTATTTTTCCTTTTCATCCTGCACGGAAAAGAAACACCCCCTAAAAGGGAAAGAGTGCCTTCCTTCTAAACAGAAAAATTCAAGTCCGGTGATACCGGCAGAAAAGGAAAAGGCAATTTTACAGGCCTCGCGTGCTGTACAGGCCAGTTGCTTGAAGACTGAAGAAGCATTTGGCTTGCCGCCTGAAAAGCCAGAAAAAAAAGCGAATGGCCAATGTAGGCTTGTTTTACCTTTTTCTATTAAACGGGATGGAAATTGGTATTATAAAGGCAAGCTTATTAAGCGTAAACATATGGTATGTCTTTTTTCCTCGCTCATAGAACGTGATGAAGAAGGGGACTATTGGTTGGAAACCCCAACAGAGAAAGGCATTGTTGTGGTTGAGGATGTGCCTTTTGTGGTGACCAATGTTTATTGGACAGGCTACGGACGTAATCAGACTGTTTCATTGCGCACCAATATAGATCAGATGATTTGTGTGGGGCCTGACCATCCTTTAATCATGCGCAGTCTGGCAAAAGATATTACCATTTGTGGGGAGGAAATGCCCTATTTATTTATTCGTAAAGGTATGGGAAAGTGGCCTATTGAGGCCCGTATCAGCCGGCTAGCTTATTATGAATTACTCGCCCTTTCAGTTCCAGGCTGTTATAGGGGGGAGAAATATATGGGGATATGGAGCCAGAATATGTTTTTTCCCTTAACGTCTGAAGACTCTATTAAAGAGTGA
- a CDS encoding VWA domain-containing protein: MTPDNLLHGSLMVAPLTPLWSIIALALCILLLTLWGVLTKKRGTFLRFVGMAIILLWLLNPQKLQETWHSLPETVLVVRDHSSSMTLDQRSTAAQTLSETIKPEQSSLLIRHLDVSSNTAAGTHIFEQIEKAFTSIPPAQRAGVVLLTDGQVHDVPSTLPSWLQQPNTSRGIGSPTHPLPFHVILTGKPGQIDRRIKILQAPPFVLTGQTAHIRLEVDDLGTQEATQTEITTQPTNGTAFSRLIRTGEPFDIDIPITQPGPLLISFSTPPLPGEIATSNNQAVVNITAIRDRLRVLLVSGTPNQGERVWRWLLKADPSVELIHFTILRPPEKDDDTPLSDLALIAFPVHELFQQKINSFDLIILDGFENRSILPAQYLENITRYVKQGGGLFLTAGPEFVTEWSLQDTSLSEIMPAHVPMQGSVLVRAFQPQLTPTGLLHPVTKDLPGANTLTTNKPQWGPWYRILAGNAQGEVLMEDADKHPLLVLNRVEKGRIAMLLSDQSWLWSRGEKGGGPQAELLKRISHWLMKEPELEEERLTATLADNTLTLHYSTLSSEKTLEAHVLSPNGKTFAVPLIRNNHHVLSGTLPAPTPGVWKATYEKHTAFAAHTEKDTEETQDFRATDKKLKPLVEKTNGQTLWVAPSEALKTPIRLALQGESLNQPKEGLNERTVFFPARNPHVVTARQTQPILSAWAMMPIILFLFLLAWYQERKS, encoded by the coding sequence ATGACGCCAGATAACCTCTTGCATGGCTCATTGATGGTCGCCCCTCTTACTCCCTTATGGAGTATCATAGCCCTTGCACTCTGCATTCTACTGCTTACCCTATGGGGGGTATTAACAAAAAAAAGAGGAACCTTTTTACGCTTTGTAGGCATGGCGATTATCCTTCTATGGTTGCTCAACCCCCAAAAACTCCAAGAAACATGGCACTCCCTACCTGAAACCGTACTTGTCGTAAGAGATCATTCTTCCTCTATGACGCTTGATCAGCGAAGCACGGCAGCCCAAACCCTAAGCGAAACCATAAAGCCCGAACAGTCCTCTCTGCTTATCCGCCATTTGGATGTCTCTTCAAACACTGCGGCAGGCACTCATATTTTTGAGCAAATAGAAAAAGCTTTTACCAGTATTCCCCCGGCACAACGCGCTGGTGTTGTCCTTCTTACAGATGGCCAGGTACATGATGTTCCATCGACACTCCCTTCTTGGTTACAACAGCCAAACACTTCAAGAGGAATCGGCTCACCTACTCATCCACTCCCTTTCCATGTCATCCTGACTGGAAAGCCTGGCCAGATTGACCGTCGCATTAAAATTCTCCAAGCACCCCCCTTTGTTTTAACAGGACAAACGGCCCATATCCGCCTGGAAGTTGACGATCTTGGCACCCAAGAAGCAACCCAAACTGAAATCACCACCCAGCCCACGAATGGGACAGCCTTTAGCCGCCTTATCCGCACAGGGGAACCCTTTGATATCGATATTCCCATAACACAACCAGGCCCTTTGCTGATAAGCTTTTCCACTCCCCCCCTCCCCGGTGAAATTGCTACAAGCAACAATCAAGCCGTTGTCAATATTACAGCTATTCGCGATCGTCTCCGTGTGCTTTTAGTTTCAGGAACCCCTAATCAGGGCGAACGGGTTTGGCGGTGGCTGCTTAAGGCTGACCCCTCTGTAGAGCTTATCCACTTTACTATTTTACGCCCCCCTGAAAAGGACGATGACACCCCCCTTTCAGACCTAGCCCTAATTGCGTTTCCTGTCCATGAATTATTCCAACAAAAAATTAACAGTTTTGACCTGATTATTCTGGATGGTTTTGAAAACCGATCCATCTTGCCCGCTCAGTATCTTGAAAATATTACCCGCTACGTTAAACAAGGTGGGGGGCTTTTTCTTACCGCGGGGCCTGAATTTGTAACGGAATGGAGCTTACAGGATACTTCCCTTTCTGAAATCATGCCCGCCCATGTCCCTATGCAGGGCAGTGTGCTCGTAAGAGCCTTCCAACCCCAACTAACCCCTACAGGTTTATTACACCCTGTCACCAAAGATCTTCCCGGGGCCAATACACTTACCACCAACAAACCCCAATGGGGGCCATGGTATAGAATTCTCGCTGGAAATGCCCAAGGAGAAGTCTTGATGGAGGATGCAGACAAGCACCCTCTTTTAGTTTTGAACCGGGTTGAGAAGGGCCGTATTGCCATGCTTCTTTCTGACCAAAGCTGGCTATGGTCGCGTGGAGAAAAAGGGGGTGGCCCCCAGGCAGAATTACTGAAAAGGATCTCCCATTGGCTTATGAAAGAGCCCGAACTGGAAGAAGAGCGCCTAACGGCCACCCTTGCCGATAATACCCTTACCCTTCATTATTCTACTTTAAGCTCTGAAAAAACCCTTGAAGCGCATGTTCTTTCACCAAATGGTAAAACATTCGCTGTTCCTTTAATACGCAATAATCACCACGTATTAAGCGGGACACTTCCTGCTCCTACTCCGGGTGTATGGAAAGCAACTTATGAAAAACACACTGCTTTTGCAGCCCATACCGAAAAAGATACTGAAGAAACACAAGATTTTAGAGCTACGGATAAAAAACTTAAACCCCTAGTTGAAAAAACAAATGGGCAAACCCTATGGGTTGCTCCTTCCGAAGCCCTAAAAACCCCAATTCGCCTCGCCCTACAGGGAGAAAGCCTGAACCAACCCAAAGAAGGCCTGAACGAACGTACGGTGTTTTTCCCCGCAAGAAACCCCCATGTTGTTACAGCCCGGCAAACACAACCCATTCTTTCAGCATGGGCG